The Pecten maximus chromosome 11, xPecMax1.1, whole genome shotgun sequence genome has a segment encoding these proteins:
- the LOC117337727 gene encoding uncharacterized protein LOC117337727 has product MERCSIHPSERIQLYCRECERPVCNTCVTNRHTGHTFKKLTEVKGEIITKVGEAKDESARTKRKLEQRLKELQSEIDRQNESFSKNCQEIEKRKKELKRYVDKKLKKYEEECRNHHEKNISDIQKKCVHLKRDIKKLSQYETTLNRLKSTDKVSDLIRQFELPRAPVTHDIGDLEIPQPCKFVPGKHFPRQEMFGHVEEHPVEDHYKSIAQPTDKDGGAYACMTPSSRSSFSAPSESASEIETVYDRVGLLNATQQGTVATANIRRETSSYIVLSAKNDLCWVKYHNQNKIKLVNRIGKEIEELKSISDRISGVSCYQDDKLLVCLPEMKIIRQVDRYRSVDFISTGEFIPKCVCSFRFDDTMIFVILENPSSCHGPASCELVKYKKTVEEMRARKDQFGNDLFYSSDKISVNRTRNRMAVINNCGPSRTHLVILETKDLKLSWRYFGDGRAYDGHANIDPHLLQKDTNMCLTDVAFDNNQNIVIADRLSKTVKLLNQNMEPLSVLGTFNESPMALAMDNISLWIMFVSGNLSVVNHRVPSSSH; this is encoded by the coding sequence atGGAAAGATGCTCCATTCATCCTAGTGAACGGATACAGTTGTATTGTAGAGAATGTGAAAGGCCCGTATGTAATACTTGTGTTACAAACCGTCATACTGGACACACATTTAAGAAACTTACTGAAGTGAAGGGGGAAATAATCACTAAAGTAGGAGAAGCCAAAGATGAAAGCGCCAGGACCAAACGAAAATTAGAGCAACGTTTGAAAGAACTTCAATCTGAAATTGACAGACAGAATGAAAGCTTTTCAAAAAATTGCCAGGAAATAGAAAAACGGAAGAAAGAGCTCAAAAGGTATGTAgacaaaaaattgaaaaaatatgaagaaGAGTGTCGGAATCACCATGAAAAAAACATCAGTGACATACAGAAAAAATGTGTACACCTCAAACGGGATATTAAGAAACTATCACAGTATGAGACGACGTTGAATAGACTTAAGAGCACTGACAAGGTCTCGGATCTGATCAGACAATTCGAACTACCCAGGGCTCCAGTTACACATGACATTGGGGATTTAGAAATACCTCAACCGTGTAAATTTGTTCCGGGAAAACATTTTCCCAGGCAGGAAATGTTCGGACATGTCGAAGAACATCCAGTAGAGGACCATTATAAATCGATAGCACAACCAACAGATAAGGATGGCGGTGCGTATGCTTGCATGACGCCATCAAGCCGCAGCTCTTTTTCAGCGCCGTCAGAATCAGCTAGTGAGATAGAGACCGTTTATGATAGAGTAGGGCTTTTAAATGCTACACAACAAGGAACTGTGGCAACGGCAAATATCAGGAGGGAAACATCATCCTATATAGTTCTGTCCGCGAAAAATGACCTGTGTTGGGTTAAATATCataaccaaaacaaaataaaactcgTCAACAGAATTGGAAAAGAAATCGAAGAACTGAAATCAATTTCTGATAGAATCAGTGGGGTTTCGTGTTACCAGGATGATAAACTACTTGTGTGTTTGCCAGAGATGAAAATCATCCGACAAGTGGATAGATACCGCTCTGTCGACTTCATCAGCACAGGAGAGTTTATACCAAAATGTGTGTGTTCCTTTCGCTTCGATGACACCAtgatttttgtcattttagaaAATCCGAGCTCATGCCATGGTCCTGCAAGCTGCGAACTAGTTAAGTACAAAAAGACAGTCGAGGAAATGCGAGCTAGAAAGGACCAGTTTGGAAATGATCTGTTCTATAGCTCGGACAAAATATCTGTCAACCGGACAAGAAATAGAATGGCAGTTATCAACAATTGTGGTCCATCCAGAACGCACCTGGTCATCTTAGAAACTAAGGATTTGAAGCTGTCGTGGCGCTATTTCGGTGATGGCAGGGCATACGATGGACATGCAAATATCGATCCACATTTACTTCAGAAAGACACAAATATGTGCCTAACGGACGTAGCATTCGATAACAATCAAAACATAGTCATAGCAGATAGACTTTCCAAGACCGTGAAACTCCTGAATCAAAACATGGAGCCACTAAGCGTTCTTGGCACTTTCAACGAGTCCCCAATGGCACTCGCCATGGACAATATAAGTCTCTGGATAATGTTTGTCAGTGGCAACTTAAGTGTTGTGAACCACAGAGTGCCGTCATCAAGCCATTGA
- the LOC117337726 gene encoding uncharacterized protein LOC117337726, producing the protein MECQKHRDSQVVMICTTCNNVFVCLECATNEHKGHTFGKFDEVGKDIRKKCSNLSNVMRDLRSDLQTIIYAKKDQIRCTKTASMKIKQQRDVMHKALDDISDYLISICEKQKLRNLALLNEHESALSEQIGQVETEDEKLKRVLTSKNDLDVIRGSQNLKSSFTRRKSRHIPKPLEFHTGTMDASVLQQMLGSLISDPVDTLIVPWHDIPASLRTHENDDMSTVHSKFPPIEHNGVHRESDKTPSSPISTISTNKKKAIATISTFKHSASMGISSVFTANPGHAWVKCAGQNEIRLADKSGYIKRILRFGTLIRGLAVTPDMRLLVCCFDARCIKRLSPPNYKASTSFSTGNLKPNYVCSTPKGDFLATLVDRMYHDVSHESQRLLARYTESGKEVARAQFDKFGVNLFVLPGQVRLTTNGNVVAVVNETSEESAHLVLLDGSFKLKLRFFGDGRAIPGEKKHSFPRRQKKFYINDVDFDSFDNIVFAESHTRTVQILDPSCQLLQVILQEIHIPWSVAVSEFGDIWVGLDDGRVKVLK; encoded by the exons ATGGAGTGTCAGAAACATCGCGATTCGCAGGTTGTAATGATCTGTACAACCTGTAATAATGTATTCGTCTGTCTGGAATGTGCCACAAACGAACACAAGGGCCATACATTTGGAAAGTTCGACGAGGTAGGAAAAGACATCCGTAAGAAGTGCTCGAATTTATCCAATGTTATGCGAGATTTACGTTCCGATTTGCAAACTATCATCTACGCTAAGAAAGACCAAATTAGATGTACAAAAACCGCTagcatgaaaataaaacaacagagaGACGTTATGCATAAAGCTCTGGATGACATATCTGATTATCTCATATCTATATGTGAGAAACAGAAGCTCAGAAACCTAGCCTTACTGAACGAGCACGAATCTGCTTTGTCGGAACAAATAGGACAAGTTGAAACCGAGGACGAAAAACTCAAGCGAGTTCTGACTTCCAAAAACGATCTAGATGTTATACGAGGGTCACAGAATCTTAAATCGTCCTTCACAAGACGGAAATCCCGACACATTCCCAAACCCTTGGAGTTCCACACGGGGACAATGGACGCCAGTGTACTGCAGCAGATGTTGGGTTCCCTAATAAGCGACCCAGTAGACACCTTAATTGTCCCATGGCACGATATTCCAGCGTCTTTGAGAACTCACGAAAATGATGACATGTCCACTGTTCACTCTAAGTTTCCACCAATAGAACACAATGGGGTGCACCGTGAGTCCGACAAAACTCCCAGTTCACCTATCTCGACTATTTCAACCAACAAGAAGAAAGCAATCGCTACGATTTCCACGTTCAAGCATTCAGCCAGTATGGGGATCAGTTCTGTGTTTACCGCGAATCCTGGACATGCGTGGGTGAAGTGTGCAGGTCAGAATGAGATCAGACTGGCCGATAAGTCCGGATACATCAAACGTATCCTTCGGTTCGGAACTTTGATTCGTGGACTTGCCGTTACTCCGGATATGAGACTTCTCGTCTGCTGTTTTGATGCACGTTGTATAAAAAGGCTTTCTCCCCCAAACTACAAAGCTTCTACTTCTTTCAGCACAGGTAACTTGAAACCTAACTATGTATGTTCAACACCGAAAGGAGATTTCTTGGCCACCCTTGTGGACAGGATGTACCATGATGTCTCTCACGAGAGCCAGCGGTTACTCGCGCGTTACACAGAATCCGGCAAGGAAGTCGCCCGCGCTCAATTCGACAAGTTCGGCGTCAACCTCTTCGTTTTGCCTGGTCAGGTCAGACTGACAACAAACGGCAATGTGGTGGCAGTTGTTAACGAAACAAGTGAGGAATCGGCACATCTAGTTCTTTTGGACGGAAGTTTTAAGCTGAAATTACGCTTCTTTGGCGATGGTCGTGCTATTCCCGGAGAAAAGAAACATAGTTTTCCAAGAAGACAAAAGAAATTTTACATCAATGATGTTGACTTTGATTCTTTTGATAACATCGTGTTTGCCGAGTCCCACACTAGAACCGTCCAAATCCTGGACCCTTCTTGTCAGCTTCTACAGGTCATCCTTCAGGAGATTCATATACCCTGGTCCGTCG CTGTGAGTGAGTTCGGTGATATCTGGGTCGGCCTGGATGACGGCAGAGTAAAAGTGCTCAAGTGA